A portion of the Desulfonatronum sp. SC1 genome contains these proteins:
- a CDS encoding helix-turn-helix transcriptional regulator, with product MPETSPFRLTGIHMGNIAAIRKGDENALRRGMDALEARRQEYAGCPSAQNCIDLAEAVVYAGVYAPDHFPEWLKDGDVLRFSEDVRPFALYLYALYLNNTRQQERMLGVTETVLALVPEQGFTIAELYLRIMRVSACVAMGDRQRARELIEQALDHALPYGLVAPFSEHLGTMRGVFEEVARERFPWVRTEIIRGWKEAFTGWTEIRNRMLKSRMTTLLTSREYAISQYLVAGKTSKEIAELMHTTVSGITYSLQIIREKLGVRRSRDIVKFVNWCAKNRSKT from the coding sequence ATGCCGGAAACCAGCCCGTTCCGCCTGACCGGCATCCACATGGGCAATATCGCCGCCATCCGCAAGGGAGACGAAAACGCCCTGCGCCGGGGCATGGATGCCCTGGAGGCCCGGCGTCAAGAGTACGCGGGCTGCCCGTCCGCGCAAAACTGCATCGACCTTGCCGAAGCCGTGGTTTACGCCGGTGTGTATGCGCCGGACCACTTCCCGGAATGGTTGAAAGACGGTGATGTGCTGCGCTTTTCCGAGGACGTCAGGCCGTTCGCGCTCTACCTGTACGCCCTGTACCTGAACAACACCCGCCAGCAGGAACGCATGCTCGGAGTGACGGAAACCGTACTGGCATTGGTCCCGGAGCAGGGTTTCACCATAGCGGAGCTCTATCTGCGGATCATGCGCGTCAGCGCCTGCGTGGCAATGGGCGACAGGCAACGCGCCCGGGAACTGATCGAGCAGGCGCTTGACCACGCGCTCCCCTACGGCCTTGTCGCGCCCTTTTCCGAGCATCTGGGTACGATGCGGGGGGTGTTCGAGGAGGTTGCCCGTGAGCGTTTCCCATGGGTTCGCACGGAAATCATCAGGGGATGGAAGGAAGCCTTCACCGGGTGGACCGAGATACGCAACCGGATGCTCAAAAGCCGCATGACCACGCTGCTGACCTCCAGGGAATACGCGATCTCCCAATACCTTGTGGCCGGCAAGACCTCCAAGGAAATCGCCGAGCTGATGCACACCACCGTTTCCGGCATCACCTACTCCCTGCAGATCATCCGGGAGAAGCTGGGCGTCCGGCGCAGCCGGGACATCGTGAAATTCGTCAACTGGTGCGCCAAAAACAGGTCAAAAACCTGA
- a CDS encoding LuxR C-terminal-related transcriptional regulator, whose product MRHFGWSIPAGHGETSQALWSPRLCRVIEQTLELALPYGLLAPFSEHLGTMRGVLEEVSRERFPRAHKQIIKGWKEVFNGWTEIHNRILRSDMTTLLTSREYAISQYLVDGKSCKEIAKLMNTTLAGVNYSLRVIREKLGVKRSRDIPKYVNWCAENSPKT is encoded by the coding sequence ATGCGGCATTTTGGATGGTCGATACCTGCCGGACACGGGGAAACCTCCCAGGCCCTTTGGTCGCCACGTCTCTGTCGCGTAATCGAACAGACGCTTGAACTCGCGCTCCCGTACGGTCTGCTCGCGCCCTTTTCCGAGCATCTGGGCACGATGCGGGGAGTGCTCGAAGAGGTGTCCCGCGAGCGTTTCCCGCGGGCTCATAAACAGATCATCAAAGGGTGGAAGGAAGTCTTTAACGGATGGACCGAGATACACAACCGCATTCTCAGAAGCGACATGACCACGCTGCTGACCTCCAGGGAATACGCGATTTCCCAATACCTCGTGGACGGCAAGAGCTGCAAGGAGATCGCCAAGCTGATGAACACCACCCTTGCCGGCGTGAACTACTCCCTGCGGGTCATCCGGGAGAAGCTGGGCGTCAAGCGCAGCCGCGATATCCCCAAATACGTCAACTGGTGCGCTGAAAACAGTCCGAAAACCTGA
- the uxx1 gene encoding UXX-star selenoprotein family 1, whose protein sequence is MSQTIIYGKQGUPYTTNAREAHPGHVYHDVKTDPGRMEEMLTHSQGQRKVPVILINGKVTVGFGGT, encoded by the coding sequence ATGAGTCAGACGATTATCTACGGCAAACAAGGCTGACCCTACACCACCAACGCCCGTGAGGCGCATCCGGGTCATGTTTATCACGACGTGAAGACGGATCCCGGCCGGATGGAGGAAATGCTCACGCACAGCCAGGGCCAACGCAAAGTCCCGGTGATCTTGATCAATGGCAAGGTCACCGTGGGTTTTGGAGGCACCTGA
- a CDS encoding aminopeptidase: MLTEKHLDAYAQVMIWALDTARGRKPRKGNIVLLQSDPAASALAEKIYALLLRRSLQPVVRWNPTVRMEHDFYALGEDKQLTFHPPGTKELLGALHGAIHLRAPESLTHLRDVHPERISLATLARKPLRDILDAREHRKLFGWTLAMLPTQAMAQAAGMDLDAYTGQIVNACYLDADDAVAAWREVFDAVGRIKRWLNKMNPKTLRVESEGMDLEVSLGEQRKWVGLSGHNIPSFEIFLSPDWRGVRGVYVADQLSYRNGNLVSGVRLEFTDGRVTCAQAEQGEAFLRSQVAMDPGAAQVGEFSLTDKRFSRINAFMANTLFDENYGGEHGNCHLALGSSYVESFSGKAADLDKRRKRDLGFNESALHWDLVNTRPKVVTARLRSGKSRVIYENGEFSC, from the coding sequence ATGTTGACGGAAAAACACCTGGACGCCTATGCCCAGGTCATGATCTGGGCTCTGGACACTGCCAGGGGGCGCAAGCCGCGCAAGGGCAATATCGTCCTGCTGCAATCCGATCCCGCGGCTTCGGCTCTGGCCGAGAAAATATACGCGCTGCTGCTGCGTCGCTCGCTGCAACCCGTAGTGCGCTGGAATCCCACGGTGCGCATGGAGCACGACTTCTACGCCCTGGGCGAGGATAAACAACTCACGTTTCACCCTCCGGGGACCAAGGAACTTTTGGGAGCCCTGCACGGCGCGATTCACCTCCGCGCGCCGGAATCCCTGACCCACCTGCGGGACGTCCACCCGGAACGGATCAGCCTGGCCACCCTGGCCCGCAAGCCGCTGCGGGACATCCTGGATGCGCGGGAGCACAGAAAGCTGTTCGGTTGGACCCTGGCCATGCTGCCCACCCAGGCGATGGCCCAGGCCGCGGGCATGGACCTGGACGCCTACACCGGGCAGATCGTGAACGCTTGCTACCTGGACGCCGACGATGCCGTGGCCGCCTGGCGGGAAGTCTTCGACGCGGTCGGTCGGATCAAGCGCTGGCTGAACAAAATGAATCCAAAGACGCTCCGGGTGGAATCCGAAGGCATGGACCTGGAAGTCTCCCTCGGCGAGCAACGCAAATGGGTTGGACTGTCCGGCCACAACATCCCCAGCTTTGAGATTTTTCTCTCTCCGGACTGGCGAGGGGTCCGCGGGGTGTACGTCGCTGATCAGCTTTCGTACCGCAACGGGAACCTGGTTTCCGGAGTACGCCTGGAATTCACGGACGGCAGGGTGACTTGCGCCCAGGCGGAACAGGGCGAGGCGTTCCTGCGTTCCCAGGTGGCCATGGACCCGGGAGCAGCCCAGGTGGGCGAGTTTTCCCTGACCGACAAGCGCTTCTCCCGCATTAATGCCTTTATGGCCAACACCCTGTTCGACGAGAACTACGGCGGTGAACACGGCAACTGCCACCTGGCCCTGGGATCGTCCTACGTGGAATCCTTTTCCGGCAAAGCCGCGGACCTGGACAAGCGCCGCAAGCGCGACCTCGGGTTCAACGAGTCCGCCCTGCACTGGGATCTGGTCAACACCCGCCCCAAGGTCGTTACGGCCCGGTTGCGGTCGGGAAAAAGCCGGGTGATTTATGAGAATGGAGAATTTTCCTGTTAG
- a CDS encoding TIGR00730 family Rossman fold protein has protein sequence MAASHPETLFPSAQNDVARAQQQPSTPQTESAAYRLAFLDNDFILQDELRPVRLQLELLKPEMLMRDNRIESTVVVFGSARLLDAETAQARLDEALAAVGDQPDGPEDTGATARLQAAISALEHSRYYEEARKLSRIISENCQCDEKKTHVVITGGGPGIMEAANRGAAEVQAKSIGLNIVLPHEQAPNMYITPELSFQFHYFAIRKMHFLIRARALVIFPGGFGTLDELFDALTLIQTGKIAPMPVLLFGSQFWKKVINFGALVEAGTISSHDLDLFEFVETADEAWDRIAAFDNLERKR, from the coding sequence ATGGCCGCCAGCCACCCGGAAACCCTTTTCCCCTCGGCGCAAAACGACGTCGCAAGAGCCCAACAGCAGCCCTCCACGCCGCAGACCGAATCCGCGGCCTATCGTCTGGCATTTCTGGACAACGATTTTATCCTGCAAGACGAACTGCGCCCGGTTCGCCTCCAGTTGGAACTGCTCAAGCCTGAAATGCTGATGCGGGATAATCGGATTGAGTCCACGGTGGTGGTCTTTGGAAGTGCCAGGCTGCTCGATGCCGAAACCGCTCAGGCCCGGCTGGACGAGGCCTTGGCCGCCGTTGGGGACCAGCCCGACGGCCCCGAAGACACAGGTGCAACGGCCCGACTCCAGGCCGCCATAAGCGCGCTGGAGCACAGCCGCTATTACGAGGAAGCCCGCAAGCTTTCCCGGATCATATCGGAAAATTGCCAGTGCGACGAGAAGAAAACCCATGTGGTGATCACCGGCGGCGGTCCGGGAATCATGGAGGCGGCCAACCGCGGCGCGGCCGAAGTCCAGGCCAAGAGCATCGGCCTGAACATCGTCCTGCCTCACGAGCAGGCCCCCAACATGTATATCACTCCGGAACTCAGCTTCCAGTTCCACTACTTCGCCATCCGTAAGATGCACTTCCTGATCCGCGCACGGGCTCTGGTGATTTTTCCCGGCGGGTTCGGCACCCTGGACGAACTGTTCGACGCCCTGACCCTGATCCAGACCGGAAAGATCGCCCCCATGCCGGTTTTGCTCTTCGGCTCCCAATTCTGGAAAAAGGTCATCAACTTCGGGGCTCTGGTGGAAGCCGGGACCATCTCGTCCCATGACCTGGACCTGTTCGAATTCGTGGAAACCGCCGATGAGGCCTGGGACCGGATCGCGGCTTTCGACAATCTGGAGCGCAAGCGCTGA
- a CDS encoding HU family DNA-binding protein, with protein MTKADLVSKVAGKAGMTKASAESALNAFIDSVEEILSANGKLTLTGFGTFEVQQRQERTGRNPRTGQEIKIPASKVVKFRPGKLLKDAVN; from the coding sequence ATGACAAAGGCGGATCTGGTATCGAAAGTAGCCGGCAAGGCGGGAATGACCAAGGCGAGCGCGGAGAGCGCCCTTAATGCTTTTATTGATTCCGTTGAGGAAATTCTTTCAGCCAACGGAAAGCTGACCTTGACCGGCTTCGGCACCTTCGAGGTTCAGCAACGCCAGGAGCGCACGGGTCGCAATCCCCGGACTGGCCAGGAAATCAAGATTCCGGCCAGCAAGGTCGTCAAGTTTCGCCCCGGCAAGTTGCTCAAGGACGCCGTCAACTAA